A window of the Lepus europaeus isolate LE1 chromosome 5, mLepTim1.pri, whole genome shotgun sequence genome harbors these coding sequences:
- the FHL3 gene encoding four and a half LIM domains protein 3, which translates to MSEAFDCAKCSESLYGRKYIQTDSGPYCVPCYDNTFANTCAECQQLIGHDSRELFYEDRHFHEGCFRCGRCQRSLADEPFTCQDSELLCNDCYCSAFSSQCSACGETVMPGSRKLEYGGQTWHEHCFLCSGCEQPLGSRSFVPDKGAHYCVPCYENKFAPRCARCSKTLTQGGVTYRDQPWHRECLVCTGCQTPLAGQQFTSRDDDPYCVACFGELFAPKCSSCKRPITGLGGGKYVSFEDRHWHHSCFSCARCSTSLVGQGFVPDGDQVLCQGCSQAGP; encoded by the exons ATGAGCGAGGCATTCGACTGTGCCAAGTGCAGCGAGTCCCTGTATGGCCGCAAGTACATCCAGACAGACAGCGGCCCCTACTGCGTGCCCTGCTATGACAACACCTTCGCCAACACTTGCGCTGAGTGCCAGCAGCTTATTGGGCATGACTCAAGG GAGCTGTTCTATGAAGACCGCCACTTCCACGAGGGCTGCTTCCGCTGCGGCCGCTGCCAGCGCTCGCTCGCCGACGAGCCCTTCACGTGCCAGGACAGCGAGCTGCTCTGTAACGACTGCTACTGCAGCGCCTTCTCCTCGCAGTGCTCCGCCTGTGGGGAGACCGTCATGCCCG GGTCCCGGAAGCTGGAGTATGGAGGCCAGACGTGGCATGAGCACTGCTTCCTGTGCAGCGGCTGTGAGCAGCCACTGGGCTCCCGCTCCTTCGTGCCCGACAAGGGTGCTCACTACTGCGTGCCCTGCTATGAGAACAAGTTTGCTCCTCGCTGTGCCCGCTGCAGcaag ACGCTGACCCAGGGTGGAGTGACGTACCGCGACCAGCCCTGGCATCGCGAGTGCCTGGTGTGCACCGGGTGCCAGACGCCCCTGGCAGGGCAGCAGTTCACCTCCCGGGATGATGACCCCTACTGTGTCGCCTGTTTTGGAGAGCTCTTTGCACCTAAGTGCAGCAGCTGCAAGCGCCCCATCACAG GACTCGGTGGGGGCAAGTATGTGTCCTTCGAGGACCGCCACTGGCACCACAGCTGCTTCTCCTGCGCCCGGTGCTCCACGTCCCTGGTGGGCCAGGGCTTCGTGCCGGATGGAGACCAAGTGCTGTGtcagggctgcagccaggcagggccctga
- the UTP11 gene encoding probable U3 small nucleolar RNA-associated protein 11 isoform X1 has product MAAAFRKAAKSRQREHRERSQPGFRKHLGLLEKKKDYKLRADDYHKKQEYLRALRKKALEKNPDEFYYKMTRVKLQDGVHVIKETKEEVTPEQLKLMRTQDVKYIEMKRVAEAKKIERLKSELHLLDFQGKQQNKHVFFFDTKKEVEQFDVATHLQTAPELVDRVFNRPRIETLQKEKVKGVTHQTRLKRIAKERQKQYNCLSQRIEREKELFVIAQKIQTRKDLMDKTQKVKVKKETVNSPAIYKFESRRKR; this is encoded by the exons ATGGCGGCGGCTTTCCGGAAGGCAGCTAAGTCTCGGCAGCGGGAACACCGAGAGCGAAGCCAG CCCGGCTTTCGAAAACATCTGGGTCTgctagagaaaaagaaagattacaAACTCCGCGCCGA TGACTACCACAAAAAACAAGAATACCTCAGAGCTCTCCGGAAGAAGGCACTTGAAAAAAATCCAGATGAATTTTACTATAAAATGACTCGTGTTAAACTCCAG GATGGAGTTCACGTTATTAAGGAGACGAAGGAAGAAGTAACTCCAGAACAGCTAAAGCTGATGAGAACTCAAGATGtgaaatatatagaaatgaaaaGGGTTGCAGAAGCTAAG AAAATTGAAAGACTAAAATCAGAGCTCCATCTGCTGGATTTCCAGGGGAAGCAACAGAATAAGCATGTGTTCTTTTTTGACACCAAGAAGGAAG TGGAACAGTTTGATGTTGCGACTCACCTGCAGACAGCCCCAGAACTCGTCGACAGAGTTTTCAACAGACCCAGGATAGAGACCTtgcagaaagaaaaagtaaaaggaGTTACACATCAGACTCGGCTTAAG CGCATAGctaaagagaggcagaagcagtatAACTGCCTGAGCCAGCGCATTGAGCGAGAGAAGGAGTTGTTCGTGATTGCACAGAAAATTCAAACACGCAAAGATCTCATG GATAAGACGCAGAAGGTGAAGGTGAAGAAAGAAACAGTGAACTCCCCAGCTATTTACAAATTCGAGAGTCGTCGAAAGCGCTGA
- the UTP11 gene encoding probable U3 small nucleolar RNA-associated protein 11 isoform X2, which produces MLLLSIFSHDYHKKQEYLRALRKKALEKNPDEFYYKMTRVKLQDGVHVIKETKEEVTPEQLKLMRTQDVKYIEMKRVAEAKKIERLKSELHLLDFQGKQQNKHVFFFDTKKEVEQFDVATHLQTAPELVDRVFNRPRIETLQKEKVKGVTHQTRLKRIAKERQKQYNCLSQRIEREKELFVIAQKIQTRKDLMDKTQKVKVKKETVNSPAIYKFESRRKR; this is translated from the exons ATGTTactcctgagcattttctcaca TGACTACCACAAAAAACAAGAATACCTCAGAGCTCTCCGGAAGAAGGCACTTGAAAAAAATCCAGATGAATTTTACTATAAAATGACTCGTGTTAAACTCCAG GATGGAGTTCACGTTATTAAGGAGACGAAGGAAGAAGTAACTCCAGAACAGCTAAAGCTGATGAGAACTCAAGATGtgaaatatatagaaatgaaaaGGGTTGCAGAAGCTAAG AAAATTGAAAGACTAAAATCAGAGCTCCATCTGCTGGATTTCCAGGGGAAGCAACAGAATAAGCATGTGTTCTTTTTTGACACCAAGAAGGAAG TGGAACAGTTTGATGTTGCGACTCACCTGCAGACAGCCCCAGAACTCGTCGACAGAGTTTTCAACAGACCCAGGATAGAGACCTtgcagaaagaaaaagtaaaaggaGTTACACATCAGACTCGGCTTAAG CGCATAGctaaagagaggcagaagcagtatAACTGCCTGAGCCAGCGCATTGAGCGAGAGAAGGAGTTGTTCGTGATTGCACAGAAAATTCAAACACGCAAAGATCTCATG GATAAGACGCAGAAGGTGAAGGTGAAGAAAGAAACAGTGAACTCCCCAGCTATTTACAAATTCGAGAGTCGTCGAAAGCGCTGA